One Streptomyces sp. NBC_01217 genomic region harbors:
- a CDS encoding CaiB/BaiF CoA transferase family protein, producing the protein MSESIGPQRPGRTGPLSGLLVADFSRILAGPYATMLLADLGADVIKVEGPRGDDTRSWMPPVRDDVSTYYLGVNRGKRSVALDLRDEADGAIARELAHRADVVIENFRPGGLVKYGLDYASVHTENPSAVYCSISGFGAGPGRNVPGYDLMVQAVSGLMSLTGEPDGPPYRAGISVFDVMAGNHAVIGILAALRHRDATGEGQHVEVNLLSSALTGLVNHSSAYVAGGVVPYRMGNAHPSVFPYEPFPTADNDLIVTAANDGQFRKLCEVLDIPEAADDPRFARNADRTANREELRPLLVKELAKRGANEWFELLVEAGVPSGPINTIDGGFAMAERFELDPIVAVGEGDRAVPTTRHPITYSATPAMYQLPPPELDEHGAEVRAWLTKDLGVTRD; encoded by the coding sequence ATGTCAGAGAGCATCGGGCCCCAGCGACCGGGGCGCACGGGTCCGCTGTCCGGGCTGCTGGTGGCCGACTTCTCCCGAATCCTTGCCGGGCCCTACGCGACGATGCTGCTGGCGGACCTCGGCGCGGATGTCATCAAGGTGGAGGGACCGCGCGGAGACGACACGCGGAGCTGGATGCCTCCAGTTCGCGACGATGTGTCCACGTACTACCTCGGGGTGAACCGCGGGAAGCGATCCGTCGCGCTCGACCTTCGCGACGAAGCCGACGGAGCCATAGCGCGCGAACTGGCCCACCGGGCCGATGTCGTCATCGAGAACTTCCGTCCCGGTGGCCTGGTCAAGTACGGGCTGGACTACGCGTCGGTGCACACCGAGAATCCGTCCGCGGTCTACTGCTCAATCAGCGGCTTCGGTGCCGGGCCCGGACGCAACGTTCCGGGCTACGACCTGATGGTGCAGGCCGTGTCCGGGCTCATGAGCCTCACGGGCGAACCCGACGGGCCGCCGTACCGCGCCGGAATCTCGGTCTTCGACGTCATGGCGGGCAATCACGCCGTGATCGGCATCCTCGCCGCGCTGCGGCACCGCGACGCGACAGGCGAGGGCCAGCACGTGGAGGTCAACCTGCTCTCGTCGGCGCTGACCGGACTGGTTAACCACAGCTCGGCCTACGTGGCCGGCGGTGTGGTTCCGTACCGCATGGGCAACGCGCACCCGAGCGTGTTCCCGTACGAGCCGTTCCCCACCGCTGACAACGACTTGATCGTGACCGCGGCCAACGACGGCCAGTTCCGCAAGCTCTGCGAGGTCCTCGACATTCCCGAGGCCGCCGACGACCCGCGCTTCGCGCGCAACGCCGACCGTACAGCGAACCGTGAGGAGCTGCGGCCGCTGCTGGTGAAGGAGCTGGCGAAGCGGGGCGCGAACGAATGGTTCGAGTTGCTGGTCGAGGCCGGCGTGCCCAGCGGTCCGATCAACACCATAGATGGCGGCTTCGCCATGGCCGAGCGCTTCGAGCTTGATCCGATCGTCGCCGTCGGCGAGGGCGACCGCGCGGTGCCGACGACACGGCACCCGATTACCTACTCGGCCACTCCCGCGATGTACCAGCTGCCGCCCCCGGAACTCGACGAGCATGGTGCCGAGGTGCGCGCATGGCTGACCAAGGACCTGGGGGTCACCCGTGACTGA
- a CDS encoding zinc-binding dehydrogenase — translation MRNVKRAVLVKPGSPLEIWERPTPSASSRDVIVSVEMSGVCGTDHHLQSGDITLPNPMVLGHEAIGRIEELGSEVTTDYAGEPVAVGDLVYWQPALPCYRCYYCTVLEDVSMCPNLVTYQLHQHGDKPPVGTYTEYAWLPDGMTFFKIPQDVPAEALIAFGCAMPTALHALDRLGGIQYGQNVIVQGSGPVGLAATLLAHLAGAGSVTVLGAPANRLEMAEKLGATTVIDVTKTTEQERAAAVMEITDGRGADVIIEAAGRVPAFTEGLPLVATNGTYVILGLWSAPGTSPVEPRYLNNRNISVIGSAYTTPRHMYNTIQITRMCHQRFPLAEMVTHRFSLEQAQDAIDAVGRGEPLKAVIVP, via the coding sequence ATGCGCAACGTCAAGCGCGCCGTGCTGGTCAAGCCCGGCTCCCCCCTGGAGATCTGGGAGCGCCCCACCCCGTCCGCATCCAGCCGTGACGTCATCGTCTCGGTCGAGATGTCCGGCGTCTGCGGCACGGACCACCACCTCCAGTCCGGCGACATCACGCTGCCCAACCCGATGGTCCTCGGGCACGAGGCCATCGGCCGTATCGAGGAGCTCGGCTCCGAGGTCACCACCGACTACGCCGGAGAGCCCGTCGCGGTGGGAGACCTCGTCTACTGGCAGCCGGCGCTGCCGTGCTACCGCTGCTACTACTGCACCGTCCTGGAAGACGTGTCCATGTGCCCCAACCTGGTCACGTACCAGCTGCACCAGCACGGGGACAAGCCGCCGGTGGGGACCTACACGGAGTACGCCTGGCTGCCGGACGGCATGACATTCTTCAAGATCCCGCAGGACGTCCCGGCCGAGGCCCTCATCGCCTTCGGTTGCGCCATGCCCACCGCGCTGCACGCCCTCGACCGGCTGGGCGGCATCCAGTACGGGCAGAACGTCATCGTGCAGGGCTCCGGCCCCGTCGGCCTCGCAGCCACGCTCCTGGCGCACCTCGCCGGCGCGGGGAGCGTCACGGTCCTCGGCGCACCCGCCAACCGGCTTGAGATGGCCGAGAAGCTCGGGGCCACCACCGTCATCGACGTGACGAAGACGACCGAGCAGGAGCGGGCCGCCGCGGTCATGGAGATCACGGACGGCCGCGGCGCGGACGTCATCATCGAGGCCGCCGGCAGGGTCCCCGCGTTCACCGAGGGTCTCCCGCTCGTCGCCACGAACGGTACATACGTCATCCTCGGCCTGTGGTCCGCGCCGGGCACCTCGCCGGTCGAGCCGCGCTACCTCAACAACCGCAACATCAGCGTCATCGGCTCGGCGTACACGACGCCGCGGCACATGTACAACACGATCCAGATCACCCGGATGTGTCACCAGCGGTTCCCGCTCGCCGAGATGGTCACCCACCGCTTCTCCCTCGAGCAGGCGCAGGACGCCATCGACGCCGTCGGACGCGGTGAGCCGCTCAAGGCCGTGATCGTGCCGTAA
- the wrbA gene encoding NAD(P)H:quinone oxidoreductase has protein sequence MPHTPNVAVIYYSSTGNVHQLAETIATGAAEAGADVRLLRVAELAPKEVIANVQPWADHAAATEHIPVATPDDITWADAVIFGTPTRFGNVASQLKQFLDTLGGLWAQGLLADKVYSAFTSTAQLRGGQESTLLALYNSIYHFGGFVVPPGFADPVKFADGNPYGTSHVTGLNGEIPVDSTARAAGAFQGRRIADVTRTLKAGRAA, from the coding sequence TTGCCTCACACACCCAATGTCGCCGTCATCTACTACTCCTCCACCGGCAACGTGCACCAGCTGGCGGAGACCATCGCCACCGGTGCGGCCGAGGCGGGGGCCGACGTACGTCTGCTGCGCGTCGCCGAGCTGGCGCCGAAGGAAGTGATCGCGAACGTCCAGCCGTGGGCCGACCACGCCGCGGCGACCGAGCACATCCCGGTGGCCACGCCGGACGACATCACCTGGGCCGACGCCGTCATATTCGGTACGCCCACCCGCTTCGGCAACGTCGCCAGCCAGCTCAAGCAGTTCCTGGACACCCTCGGCGGCCTGTGGGCCCAGGGCCTGCTCGCCGACAAGGTGTACAGCGCCTTCACCTCCACAGCGCAGCTGCGCGGCGGCCAGGAGTCCACCCTCCTGGCGCTCTACAACTCCATCTACCACTTCGGCGGATTCGTGGTGCCCCCGGGCTTCGCCGACCCGGTCAAGTTCGCCGACGGCAACCCCTACGGAACCTCTCACGTGACCGGCCTGAACGGCGAGATCCCCGTCGACAGCACCGCCCGCGCCGCCGGCGCCTTCCAGGGCAGGCGCATCGCCGACGTCACCAGGACCCTCAAGGCCGGCCGCGCGGCCTGA
- a CDS encoding SDR family NAD(P)-dependent oxidoreductase produces MSVPQTHTGRVAVVTGAGRGIGQAIAVDLGTRGATVVAVDLTSPDETVALLADKGLTALGLTADVSSPEQTAAVGKEVTDRFGRADIMVNNAGIFPFRDIEELDYDTWRRVIAVNLDSQFLMVKAVLATMKNGGWGRIVNLTSNSIVTNVPGISHYMASKMGNIGFSRGLANDLAPFGITVNAVGPTLTITPGSREVHPQEARDAAAQAQAIKRNGLPEDLTGTIAFLTSDDAAFVTGQTIMADGGYAR; encoded by the coding sequence ATGTCAGTTCCTCAGACGCACACGGGCCGCGTGGCCGTCGTCACCGGCGCCGGACGCGGCATCGGCCAGGCCATCGCGGTCGACCTCGGCACACGCGGCGCGACCGTCGTCGCGGTCGACCTCACCAGCCCCGACGAAACCGTCGCCCTGCTCGCCGACAAGGGCCTCACGGCGCTCGGCCTCACGGCCGACGTGTCCAGCCCCGAGCAGACCGCGGCCGTGGGCAAGGAGGTCACCGACCGGTTCGGGCGGGCGGACATTATGGTCAACAACGCCGGCATCTTCCCGTTCCGCGACATCGAGGAGCTGGACTACGACACCTGGCGACGCGTCATCGCGGTCAACCTCGACTCGCAGTTCCTCATGGTCAAGGCCGTGCTGGCGACTATGAAGAACGGCGGCTGGGGCCGGATCGTCAACCTGACCTCCAACTCGATCGTCACGAACGTCCCCGGCATATCGCACTACATGGCAAGCAAGATGGGCAACATCGGCTTCAGCCGCGGTCTGGCCAACGACCTCGCCCCGTTCGGCATCACCGTCAACGCCGTCGGCCCGACCCTGACCATCACCCCCGGCTCCCGGGAAGTCCACCCCCAGGAAGCCCGCGACGCCGCCGCACAAGCCCAGGCCATCAAGCGCAACGGACTGCCCGAAGACCTGACCGGCACCATCGCCTTCCTCACCAGCGACGACGCCGCCTTCGTCACCGGCCAAACCATCATGGCCGACGGCGGCTACGCCCGCTGA
- a CDS encoding transposase — protein MKRTRFRAADCPNRDLNSVQDLILVWVDSACQGPALAKAFARHGVRIEVVRRSDGQRGFVVLARRWVVERTLSWLSRSRRLNRDHERRPDHHQQMVWWAAVIRLSRRLAADAPRWPEKRPERLLPAPA, from the coding sequence ATCAAGCGCACACGGTTCCGCGCTGCGGATTGCCCGAACCGTGATCTGAACTCCGTACAGGACCTAATACTGGTGTGGGTCGACAGCGCCTGCCAGGGTCCGGCGCTGGCGAAGGCGTTCGCCCGCCACGGGGTGCGGATCGAGGTCGTGCGCCGGTCCGACGGACAACGCGGATTCGTCGTACTGGCCCGCAGATGGGTGGTGGAGCGAACGCTGAGCTGGCTCTCCCGCTCACGCCGCCTCAACCGCGACCACGAACGCCGCCCCGACCACCACCAGCAGATGGTGTGGTGGGCCGCCGTGATCAGGCTGTCGAGGCGCCTGGCCGCAGACGCTCCGCGCTGGCCGGAGAAGCGTCCCGAGCGACTGCTCCCGGCGCCGGCGTGA